The following proteins come from a genomic window of Liolophura sinensis isolate JHLJ2023 chromosome 13, CUHK_Ljap_v2, whole genome shotgun sequence:
- the LOC135480248 gene encoding uncharacterized protein LOC135480248, whose protein sequence is MPSKTRLKQDSDQSPDQAHRSPQQTQRSPNLQRLYPSLPLEDSDDENDKSWAMSSPGDLTQSSFTSSDQYQSSYLEDSPSGLGRQPLHSSDRMPRLRSGRSYGAESFSENSDSHESPRRYRPAQAKDRAAKLENSNNSTWSLIVLGVTVVVVIVGIYWCLPINKTPHVSQLKLYEQFKTRMSDLRGKFPAQSARSWKVLHVATKHIVENPQPVYPAVVLMVGVENTLPTMSCIGSQMVSMLNQLYNVSRDVNGETKILAMELNQNTPAQEKKDLDKKLRKAFSSGNKGAMLVNVERLSPEAALMLHSYCDNDNAPFTNVLLMLQLVTDKLQTEDLGKQQAVEGFMMALWEKQLGVDRIMALFSRIANNIIPISPEETETLRAACASSGWF, encoded by the coding sequence ATGCCATCCAAAACACGCCTTAAACAGGACTCTGATCAGTCTCCTGATCAGGCACACAGATCACCTCAACAGACTCAGCGATCTCCCAATCTCCAGCGTCTCTACCCAAGTTTACCACTGGAGGACTCAGATGATGAAAATGATAAGTCATGGGCTATGTCATCCCCTGGGGATTTGACACAGTCCTCCTTTACAAGTTCTGACCAGTATCAGTCTAGCTATTTGGAAGACTCGCCATCGGGTCTTGGCCGCCAGCCCCTGCACAGTTCAGACAGAATGCCGCGTTTGCGATCAGGGAGGTCATATGGGGCAGAGTCATTCAGCGAAAACTCAGATAGCCATGAATCTCCCAGAAGATATAGGCCTGCTCAGGCAAAAGACAGAGCAGCCAAATTAGAGAACAGTAATAATTCTACGTGGTCGCTAATAGTGCTAGGTGTCACTGTTGTTGTAGTTATTGTGGGAATTTACTGGTGTTTGCCAATCAACAAAACTCCCCATGTCTCGCAGCTGAAGCTTTACGAACAGTTTAAGACTCGCATGTCTGATTTGAGGGGAAAGTTTCCGGCTCAGTCTGCAAGGTCGTGGAAAGTGCTTCATGTTGCTACTAAACATATCGTGGAGAACCCTCAACCAGTGTATCCTGCCGTTGTTTTGATGGTCGGCGTGGAAAACACACTCCCGACCATGTCTTGTATCGGGTCTCAGATGGTATCCATGCTGAACCAGCTGTACAATGTCAGTCGAGATGTGAATGGCGAAACCAAAATCCTGGCCATGGAATTGAACCAGAACACCCCTGCACAGGAGAAGAAGGACCTGGACAAGAAACTACGGAAAGCCTTCAGTTCTGGGAACAAAGGTGCAATGCTGGTAAATGTGGAACGCTTGTCTCCAGAAGCTGCCTTGATGCTACACTCATACTGTGACAACGACAATGCACCTTTCACTAATGTTCTCCTAATGCTGCAACTGGTGACGGACAAACTGCAAACAGAGGACTTGGGGAAGCAGCAGGCTGTGGAAGGCTTTATGATGGCTCTGTGGGAAAAACAACTGGGCGTGGACCGCATCATGGCTTTATTCAGCAGAATAGCCAACAACATTATCCCCATTTCCCCGGAGGAAACCGAGACCTTGAGAGCAGCCTGTGCATCAAGTGGGTGGTTCTAG